DNA sequence from the Cronobacter turicensis z3032 genome:
CATAAACTGCACGGCAGCTGCGGCTACAGCGGCGTACCGCGCCTGAAAAATCTCTGCCAGTTGATTGAACATCAACTGCGCAGCGGGGTTCCCGCGAGTGAACTGGAGCCGGAACTGCTGGAATTACTCGATGAGATGGATAACGTAGCGCGCGAGGCGCATCGTATTTCCGGAATATAAACCACGTCGGCGCGCGTAACGCCGACGCAGCGGTTTACTTCAGTAGCGCGCTCCACCCCTCAACCCAGGGGCTGGAGAGCGTTTCCGGCTCCGGATATTCCACAGCGTCAATGTATAACACCTCGCCGACGCGCTGTGCCGCATGTTCCTGCAATAGCGCGTCAAATTTCTTGCCGCCGCCGCAAAAATGGCTGTAGCTGCTGTCGCCCAGCGCAATCAGGCCGTAACGTCGCGTCGGCTGATGGCCATGCTGGTCTTTGATCGCCTGATAGAGCGGCATGATGCTGTCCGGCAAATCGCCCTGGCCGGTCGTGGAGGTGACGATAAGCGCGTACCCGTCGGCATAACGCTCCCAGTCGCTAAGATCGGCATCTTCATACACCGTCGCGTCATGCCCCTGTTTTTTCAGGATCGCCTGCGCTTCTTCCGCCACCAGCAGTGAATTCCCGTACATGGTGCCGACAAAAATCCCTACGCTCGCCATCGTTTACTCTCCTTATGGATTCAGACTGCCTTCATCCTGAGGGTTCGCTACGGGAAACTCAACCCCATCGGCTGCGGGGAGATATGACTGCCAGCCAAAATGCGCCAGCGCCTGG
Encoded proteins:
- the yqcA gene encoding Uncharacterized protein yqcA, translating into MASVGIFVGTMYGNSLLVAEEAQAILKKQGHDATVYEDADLSDWERYADGYALIVTSTTGQGDLPDSIMPLYQAIKDQHGHQPTRRYGLIALGDSSYSHFCGGGKKFDALLQEHAAQRVGEVLYIDAVEYPEPETLSSPWVEGWSALLK